The DNA segment TTTTTCCCCCAGCAACCGCCCCTCGTCCTGGCCGACCACTGCTTTTATCTCTTGCGAAACGATCCGCCCCCGGGCGTTCTCGCCCGCTGGAGCGCCCGCCGCTCTGTGCCGGTCCGGAAACTGACCCACCGATTGCTTCATCACCTGCGTCAGGCCCGCGCCACCTCCACGGTTCCGTGGGACGACCTGTTCATCCTCCACCGCGCCAAACCCCAGTTCCTCTTCGAGCTGCTCGAGGATTCCATTCGGCTCCAGTTGCGGGCCCGCAGCGAGCGCGATGGAAGCCTGTGGTGCTGGACCGGGACCGAATGGCGGCGCCTGACACCGGCCCCTTCCCCCGAAAAACTCGAAATCCTGGACGACCCCCGCCTGGGCCCGGCCGTCCAATGGCTCAAAGAGCTGGACTGGTTCTCACCTGAACCGGGACTGTGGACCGGTGATCCAAACGAAAACTTCCTGAATGTCCTGGCCCGGGCCTGGCCGCATCGCCCTCCCGAAGCCGAGTACCTCGGCAATCCCGCCTTCCACCGGTTGTTCCTCCAACCGCGGCGCCTGCGGCCGCGCCTGCTGGTCCGGGGCAGCGGCATCGACTGGCTCTCCGTATCGGCCGAGTGGGAGGCCGAGGGCCTGCAATTGACCCAGGCCGACATCGAACGCCTGGCCACCGCAACCCAGCGCTTCGTCCGACTCCCCAACGCCGGATGGGTCGAACTCGACGTGGCTGCCGTCCAGGAGGCTCATGAGGTCATGGCCGACCTCGGTATGGAAGGGCTCTCGGCTGCCCCGGTCAAAATCGCCCTCCAACAGGCCGCCCACTGGGGCGAAGAGGAACTCCGGCGGTTCGCCGACACCCCGCAGGCCCGGGAATTGCGCGAACGACTGCAGTCCTTCAAAGGCATCCCCAGCCGCGAAATCCCCGACGGCCTGCGCGCCGAACTCCGCCCCTACCAAAAGGCCGGATTCGAGTTCCTGTGTCACCTGGCAGAACTGAAACTGGGCGGCATCCTGGCCGACGACATGGGCCTGGGGAAAACCCTCCAAACCCTGGCCTGGCTGCTCTGGCTCAAACAACGCCATCCCCGGCAGTCCAAACCCTCGCTGGTCATCTGCCCCGCCTCTGTGCTCCATAACTGGCGGCGGGAAGCCGAACGGTTCACGCCCGACCTGTCGGTCCTGGTCCTGGAAAGCGGCGCCGAACGACACAACCTGCGGCGTCAAATTCCCCAGCACGACCTGATCGTCACCAACTACGCCCTCTTGCGCCGCGACCTGGACGCCCTGCGCAAGTTCAGCTTCCGCGCCCTCGTCCTGGACGAGGCCCAGTTCATCAAAAACCCCGGCGCCCAGGTCACCCAGTCCGTCAAACAACTCAGGGCCGAGTACCGTCTGGCCCTCACCGGCACACCACTGGAAAATCGCCTGCTGGATCTCTGGAGCATCGTGGATTTCATCCAACCCGGCTACCTCGGCTCCCAGGAACAATTCCTGCAAACCTACGAAATCACCGGCGCCACGGAAGAAGCCGCCGTGGCCCAACGCATCGCCCGCCGCCGATTGGCCGCCAAACTCCGCCCCCTGCTCCTGCGCCGGCTCAAAAAACACGTCGCGCGCGATCTGCCCGACCGCATCGAGCAACGGCGCGACTGCCCCCTCGGCGATGAACAGCGCAAACTTTATCTCGCCGAACTCCGTCGCAGCCGCGACCAGGTCATGCGCGCGGTCGAAACCCAGGGCCTCCAAAAGAGCAAGATGCACGTCTTGGCCGCACTCACCCGCCTCCGCCAGATCTGTTGTCACCCGCGCCTGGTCGGCAGCGACGCCCCCAGCGGCAAGACCGAAACCCTCTTCGAACTCCTGGATCCCCTCGTGGCCGAGGGCCAGAAAGTCCTGGTCTTTTCACAGTTCGTCCAAATGCTCCAAATCCTCGAAGCCGAATGCCGCCAGCACAACATCCCCACCTATCTGCTGACCGGCCAGACCCGCAACCGTCAGGAACTGGTGGCCGCCTTTCAAAACGACTCCGAACCGGGCGTCTTCCTGCTCAGCCTCCGCGCCGCAGGCACCGGTCTCAACCTCACCAGCGCCAGCTACGTCATCCTGTACGATCCCTGGTGGAACCCGGCCGTGGAAGCCCAGGCCATCGACCGTTCCCATCGCATCGGCCAAACCCATACCGTCAACGCCTACCGCCTGATCGCCCCCGGCACAGTGGAGGAAAAAATCTGGGACCTCCAACAGCGCAAAGCCCAAACCATCGCCGATGTGTTGGGAGAACAGGGCTTTGCCCGCAGCCTCACCAAAGCCGACCTCGAATACCTCTTCGCAGAAGACTGAAGCCGTGGCCGGACCTCCCCACCCGCCGGCCCCTCGATTGCAGTTCTTGGGATCCGACCCAACGGCTGCCACGCAGCTTACAACACCCTCGCACCCCGCCAGCTCCCATCCACCGGCCCATTCACTGAATGGCCAGCAGTTCTTTCGCCGTCCAGGGCTGGGTCCGACCCGCCGTTTCGGATTTCACGGCGTCCACCTGCGCCGCTGTGATGGGCTCGGCATTATTCCCCCATGCTTGTCGAATGTAAGTCAGTGCCGCAGCCAAATCCTCCGATGACAACGCCGCCCCCATGGCCGGCATGGCCAGATTCCAAACCTGACCCTTGACTTCGATCGGACCGACCAGTCCATGCAACGTAATCCGAATCAGTCTCGCCGGCGATCCCAAAACCCACTCGGCTCCCGCCAGGGGCGGTGCCTGCCCCGGCTTGCCCTGCCCGTCCACCCCATGACACAGCGCACAAGAGGTCTCGAAAACCACCCGGCCCCGTTTGATCACGGCATCCGCGCCGGAAACGGGTTGCAAGGCCGTCACAACCGCCAGGGACCCAAACGGCCGGTACACCCGGTCATCAAACCATCCACTGTGATGGTCAAAGTAAATCATCCCCCCGTACGCCAGCACCGATGCCACCACCACCAACCACATCGGCACGGTCACATTCCCGGCCCGCGGCAATGCCGCACCGTTCCGAACCTCTTCCCGTACAGAAGCATCCGAATTCATGGCTGCACCCCTGACTCTCCCAGATCCGACCCTGCAGTGGCCACCCCTGCGGACGGCAGCACCACCGGAGCCTCAAACAGCGACGTCGTGGCCTGCAAACTCCGTAAATACGCCACCAGTGCCCGTGCCCGATCCGTGGGGACAACCACCTGTCCGGGGCCGGGTGCCCGTCCCTCCGGCAAAGACAGCGCACCGGAGACCTCGCCTTCGCCCGCAGACCGGACCTCAAACAAATACCGATAGGGCGGCATCATCGAACCCGGACTGTGAATTTGGGGATCCCAAAGATGTACCAGCAGCCACTGCTCATCCGGCAACCGGGCGCCCGCGTTCGCCAGATCCGGGCCCACCCTCACCGAACCCAACATCACCGGCCGATCCCACAGGTAATCAGCCGCCACACTCCGCCGCAACCCCCAGCCCCGGTCAATGTCCGAACCCAACGGCCTCACCGTAAGCATCGTGGCCCCGCCCGCGCTCTCCAACAGCTTCCGCGCCCGTTCCGCCTCGTCGGGAGCCACGCCATCCAGGACCTGGAACGGCAGATTGGTCACCGCATGCGCCACGCGCGCCCGCTCCCACTGCGGTGCCACAGCAAGAATCGCCTCGACCAGCTCCGTCAAATTCGTCCCGGCCTGGGTGACAGCCACCCCGACCGAAAACCCCTCCTGTCGCACCTGCTGACTGTGACACGTGTAACACCCTTCCGAGCGGTACACCTCGCGACCCTGCGCCGCCAGACCGGGCCGTGCCGCGGGATACAACTGACCATCCGGAACCGTACGGGTCTCCACCTGACGGCCCAGTTGAACCTGGGGATACAACACCATCCCGTACCAGGACCCGGCCAGCCCCAGCAAAGACACCACAAACACCCACGCACCCCGATTCATTCCGTCGCCTCCTGCAAAGCCACCGGGCGGGTCACCCGCATCCACCAGCTCCGCCAACAACCCACCCACCAACGCACCGTCATGCCGATCAGGCTCCAGCCAAACAACACCACCCCCAGCCACCACAAAAGCTCGCCCACCGTGCTCAGTCGCAGCCACATCAACGTCCTCTGCAACACGGCGACGTTGGAAAGCGCAGTATCCCTCCATGCCAGCCCCTGCACCAGACCGGCCGCAGCAAGGGACAACACCAACAGCAATCCGCCCGTCACCATGCAATACCCGTGCCATCGCACCCAGCCGGCCCAGCCACCCGGCAACCGTTCCTCCCTGAGCCAAGCGTAGAAACCCGCCACCCCGGCCAGGCCCAGAAACCCATGCGCCTGCGCCCACTGACGAGCCGGGTCCCACCACGTCTGTTCCAACACGCGGTCCAGACCCGGCACATGCAGGGCAAGCTTTGCCGCAGCAGCAGCCAAAAAGCCCGCACGCGCCCACCACAGGAACCACCCCGCCGGAGCTTCCCGCAAACGTGCCCGCCAGCCGGCCATGGTACCCCGCCAGTTCAACCACTCCGCCACCCACGGCACCACACAAAAGATCGTTGCGACAGTGCTCGTAACCGGCAGCCACGCGGGCACCGGAGCGGATGGAGCGATGCCCGTCCAACCCCCGAACACCAACAAGCCCGCAAACGCCAGAATCGCCAGGTTCCGACTGTAAACCGGCCGACCGGCAACCCGCGGCCACCAACCGTGCATTAATCCCAGGCCCATCAAGGTCCCGGCCAGCAACCACGCATTGGCCCCAAACCATCCATCCACCACCGCCTGGGTCACACCGCGCACCGGCTTCAAGTCCAGAAGTACAAAGGCCGTCGCCGCCGACCACCCCATCCACAACACGCCGGACAACACATACCAATGAGCCGGTTCCAGAGATCGCTCCCGCCGGTCATGCCACGTGGCCAAAAACGACACCAGATACAATACAAACCCGCCCGCGTACACCCAAACCGCCTGACGGGGCAGTCCCCATGCCTCGTATCCGGTCGTCGCTCCGCTCAAAATTCCCAACAGGGTGACCAAACTCCCCAGATGCCACAGCGCACCCCCCAGCAACGCCAACCAGGGATAAGCCATCCCATTCCGCGCCAGCCGACCCAGCCACCCGAGCAATACACCGAACACCACCGGCAATACAGCGCCCCACCAACCCACCTGGGTGGCCGCCACCCGCACCCGCCCGTAGGTCAGCCAGGAATTGTCCGCCAAAAAGCCGGGCCCGTGAAACTTGATGGAGGCGATCAAGGCCAGCGTGGCAGCCACACACCAACCCACCGTGCCGCCCACCACCCAGGTCAGCACGCAGGCAACAGCCGCCCCCGCCGATGAGCGGGGCTCCTCCCCACGGTTGTGTACAATACCCTCCATTCCTCTTCAAGGTGCTGCTGGGGCACAATTTGTCGGTCACTCGTACGGACTCGGCTGCTCCGGCTGCGCCGGCGGCGCCTCATTGGCTTTGCGCACCCGCTCGATCAAATTCGCTCGTGCCGCTGCCGGATTTCTCCATTCCCGCTCCGCCAGTTCGAGTGCCACCGGGATGGGCAACCGAACAATGCCCTTCTCCCGGTTGATCCAGGCCGGGCTCGACTCGGCCTGGTGCGCGACCGCGCGGACCTCCTCCAACGCCTTGTAACGCTCCGCGACCCGCTCGGCATTCAAATCCGGCGGGGTGACCAGGCGGCGCGTGGCGGTAACCATCAACACCACCACCCCGAGGGCTACAACCACCGCCCCCACGTAAACCCACAATCCATTTCCAGACGGGAAACCGTTCCTTCTCATGCTCGACCTTCTTGAGGCGCCGGTGGCGCGTCCGGCAGGTCATTCACCTGATCCAGTTCGCCGCCGGAAATCTGTGTCGGCACCGGATGATACAGCCCCATGGCCTCGATCAGCCGCGGATCCTTGACCGGATACGGCGGGGCGGAAGCGTACCGGGCCAGATACAGCTTCGTGAGCAAACCGCCCATGAAGGCCCAGCAGCCCGCCGTCAGCCAGACCCATCGCAGAGGCCAGCCATCCGGGTGGATCACCGGGTAGATGTTGAACCCGAGGTCCACAACGTGCATGAGCCACGCCCACACCATCAACGGCGCCATCAGCCACCACTGGCTTTTGGCGTCAATGCGCAGCAGGGCCAGAAACGGCAGTAAGAAATGCCCGAAAATCAGGATGATCCCGACCCAGAACCACCCACCGCGCTCCCGGATGACATACCAGAACGTCTCCTCCGGGATGTTGGCGTTCCAGATGATGAAGTACTGACTGAAATGGATGTAGGCGTAGAACACCGTGAAGGCGAAGATGAGGGTGCCCAGGAAGTAAAACTGATGATCATGCAGCACGTGGGTCAGCACCCGTTGCCGGTTGAGCACGGCCGTGATCACGTAGACGGTGGTCAGGGTGGCCCAGACGCTGCCGGCAAAATAATACACACCGTACATGGTTGAGAACCACTGGTGCTGCATCGCCTTCATCCACAAGATCGCTCCCAGCGTCAGCGTGATGGCAAACACGAAAATACCCAGGGCCGAGTAAAATCGCATGCGATACGTGCAAAGCGCCTCGCCGGTTTCGTCCTGGCGCAAGGACCAGTAGCGGAGCCGATGGGCGAAAAAGCCCCACGCCGCAAAGCACAACAGGGAGACCAAATAGAAGGCCGGCCGCGTCAGCAACGGCCACTTGGCGTGCAAAGCATGGTCGGTGTGGGGATCGGCATGCATCCACGCGTACAGTTCCGGTGCCAGCAACCCCACCGGAATCCATAGAAACAGCAGCCATGGAAACAACAAACCGGCAATATGCTCGCACTGACGCCGAATTGGCACCGACCATCCCGCATCAAACAGGTGGTGCACCATCACCAGGAACAGGGCGCCCAAACCGATGCTCAGCCAGAACATGAACCCGAGCAGCCATGCATGGGCGAACTCTTTCAGGTTCACCAACGCCCCCACCAGGGCCAGCGCCCCACCGCCCACCATGCACCAGTCCGGCACCCGACGCCACCGCGTCAGGTCCCAGGGCGGCCCCAAGGTTACCTGCTTGACACTCATGGTTGACGCTCCAAAGCGGTTCGCATGTCGCCCGGCAGTTCCTCCAGGGTGCCCAGCCAGCTCCGCTGCAGCACCCGCACATAGGCCACAATCGCCCACCGATCCTCCACCGGGATCTGGGCGGCATAACCCTGCATCAGGTTCTTGCCGTGCGTGATCGTGTTGAAAATCTCGCCGTCCGGCATTTCCACAATCCTCTGATCGTGTAGGTTGGCCACCACGGACATGCCCAGTTTGCGGGTCACGCCGTTGCCGTCGCCCATCGGACCATGGCAGGGGGCGCAATAAATGCCGAACCTCTCCCGACCCCGCTGCAGCAGCGCTCCGGTGACGGCCAGCGGGTTCAGCTCCACGAAATTGGTGGTCCCGGGCAGCCGGCCCGTATTGACCGGGGCATCTTCGAAGGGAAGGACCGGACCCGCCGCGGTCTGGATGGGCTGAGACCGCCGCACCGTCCCCGGTACCGGAGGTTGTGAGCTGATGCCATTCGGGAAGAACGCATTGGGTTGCTGGGGACGGAGCTTCAGCTGCCGGTCCATGTCGGGGAAGATCTCAATCGGCGGCTTGCGCGACATGCTGCCGCGACAACCGGCGATCCCCACAATCACCGCCACCACCAGGGCGTAGATGAGCAGAAAGTATCGCATCACTCCTCCACCACCTCGATGTTTCGCCCGCCCAACGACGCCAAAAACTCGCGAACCGAGGCCTCGTCAAACTTCGGATCCGCAGCCTCGATCACAAGGAAGAACTTGTCATGGCTGGCCCCGCGCTCCACGAACCGGGGGTGTTTCAGCAACGGATGATGCCAGCGCGGCAACCGGTTCAGAATCAACATCCCGCCCAGCGCACCAAACGCACCCAACAGGATCGTCAACTCGTAGGAGGGCGGAAACGCCGAAAACGGACTGAACATGGGTTTACCGCCCACCACGATCGGGTAGTCAAACGCGTTCATGAACCAGATCATCAGCATGCCCGTGGTGTAGCCGGTCAGCCCGCCGAAGAAGGCGAACCATCCCACCTTGGAATTCTTCAACCCCATCGCATGGTCCATCCCGTGCACGGGAAACGGCGTGTACACGTCCCAGCGCGTGTAGCCGGCGTCACGGACCCGCTCGGCCGCGTGCATCAAATCGGCCGGCGTGGGGAACTCGGCCAGGATGCCGAAGATCGGAACCGACGGATTCATGCGTGCCCACCTCCCTGCAACTTGGCCCCGCCGAGCGGATGATGCGGATCCGCCTGCGGGGTGACCCCCTTCACCTCGGAAATCGCGATCATGGGCAAAAACCGCATGAAGAGCAGAAACATCGTGAAGAACAGGCCGAATGTCCCCAGGAACGTGGCCACGTCCACCCACGTGGGCATGTAATAGTCCCAGTTGGCCGGGAGGAACTCCCGATGAAGCGAGATCACGATGATCACAAACCGTTCAAACCACATCCCGATGTTCACCAGGATCGAGATGATGAACACCAGCCAGAGATTCTGCCGGACCCGGCGGAACCAGAACAACTGCGGTACAACCACATTGCACGTCAGCATCAGCCAGTAGCCCCACCAGTACGGACCGAGCGCGCGGTTCAGGAAGGCGAACCGTTCGAACGGACTGCCGCTGTACCACGCAATGAAGAACTCCATGGCGTAGGCGTACCCCACAATACTGCCCGTGGCCAGGGTCACCTTGCACATCACGTCGATGTGCCGCATGGTGATGATATCCTCCAGGTGGCACAGTTTCCTCAACGGCACCAACAGCGTCAGCACCATGCCAAATCCGGAAAAGATGGCCCCGGCCACGAAGTAGGGCGGGAAGATGGTGGTGTGCCAGCCGGGCAGCTGCGACACCGCGAAGTCCAATGACACAATGGAGTGCACCGACAACACCAGCGGGGTGCTCAGTCCGGCCAGGATGAGATACGCCTTCTCGTAATTGGTCCAGTGCCGGTTGGCACCGGTCCAGCCCAGGGCAAAGAAGCCGTAGAGGATCTGGCGCAACCGCGTGCGCGCCCGGTCGCGCATCACCGCCAGGTCCGGAATCAACCCCATGTACCAGAACAGCACGGACACGGTGAAATAGGTCGAAACGGCAAAAACGTCCCACATCAGGGGGGAACGGAACTGTGGCCAGATCCCGTTGGCATTGGGAATGGGAAAGAGATACCAGTCGAACCAGACCCGGCCCACGTGCACGGCCGGATAAATGCCGGCGCACATCACGGCGAAGATGGTCATGGCCTCGGCGGCCCGGTTCACCGCCGTGCGCCATCGCTGCCGCAACAGGAACAAAATGGCCGAGATCAATGTGCCGGCGTGACCAATGCCGATCCACCACACGAAATTAATGATGTCCCACCCCCACATGGTGGGATGGTGGTTGCCCCAAACGCCCACGCCGGTGCTGATCTGATAAGCCAGCATGGCGACCAGCACCAGAAACATCAGGAAACTCGGGATGAACGCCAACCACCACCACAGCGGCGCCCTCCCCTCGGCGATTCCGGCAATGTGATCCGAAATCCATCCGAGGCTCCGCTGGTTCAGAACCAGCGGCGGTCGTTCCAGTTCCTTCGGCACCGGCGGAGGTGTCATGGAAATTGCGGTTTGGGCCATGGCACTGCTGCGATCCGGTTCAATGTTGCAAACGGGTGGCGGCTCCCGACCCCCGTTCCCGAGGCCCGGCCGCGTGCGGTTCTTCCCGGAACGGATCGCCCGACCGAACGGTGTATTCGGCCAGGCTCAACGGGATCTCGTGGTAGTCCGGCATGGCCGGATTCGGATTCCGAATGCGCGCCAGATAGGTGGTCCGGGGCTTGG comes from the Limisphaera ngatamarikiensis genome and includes:
- a CDS encoding DUF3341 domain-containing protein, with amino-acid sequence MNPSVPIFGILAEFPTPADLMHAAERVRDAGYTRWDVYTPFPVHGMDHAMGLKNSKVGWFAFFGGLTGYTTGMLMIWFMNAFDYPIVVGGKPMFSPFSAFPPSYELTILLGAFGALGGMLILNRLPRWHHPLLKHPRFVERGASHDKFFLVIEAADPKFDEASVREFLASLGGRNIEVVEE
- a CDS encoding cbb3-type cytochrome c oxidase subunit II, whose amino-acid sequence is MNRGAWVFVVSLLGLAGSWYGMVLYPQVQLGRQVETRTVPDGQLYPAARPGLAAQGREVYRSEGCYTCHSQQVRQEGFSVGVAVTQAGTNLTELVEAILAVAPQWERARVAHAVTNLPFQVLDGVAPDEAERARKLLESAGGATMLTVRPLGSDIDRGWGLRRSVAADYLWDRPVMLGSVRVGPDLANAGARLPDEQWLLVHLWDPQIHSPGSMMPPYRYLFEVRSAGEGEVSGALSLPEGRAPGPGQVVVPTDRARALVAYLRSLQATTSLFEAPVVLPSAGVATAGSDLGESGVQP
- a CDS encoding c-type cytochrome codes for the protein MNSDASVREEVRNGAALPRAGNVTVPMWLVVVASVLAYGGMIYFDHHSGWFDDRVYRPFGSLAVVTALQPVSGADAVIKRGRVVFETSCALCHGVDGQGKPGQAPPLAGAEWVLGSPARLIRITLHGLVGPIEVKGQVWNLAMPAMGAALSSEDLAAALTYIRQAWGNNAEPITAAQVDAVKSETAGRTQPWTAKELLAIQ
- a CDS encoding cbb3-type cytochrome c oxidase subunit I, giving the protein MLTWVVGGTVGWCVAATLALIASIKFHGPGFLADNSWLTYGRVRVAATQVGWWGAVLPVVFGVLLGWLGRLARNGMAYPWLALLGGALWHLGSLVTLLGILSGATTGYEAWGLPRQAVWVYAGGFVLYLVSFLATWHDRRERSLEPAHWYVLSGVLWMGWSAATAFVLLDLKPVRGVTQAVVDGWFGANAWLLAGTLMGLGLMHGWWPRVAGRPVYSRNLAILAFAGLLVFGGWTGIAPSAPVPAWLPVTSTVATIFCVVPWVAEWLNWRGTMAGWRARLREAPAGWFLWWARAGFLAAAAAKLALHVPGLDRVLEQTWWDPARQWAQAHGFLGLAGVAGFYAWLREERLPGGWAGWVRWHGYCMVTGGLLLVLSLAAAGLVQGLAWRDTALSNVAVLQRTLMWLRLSTVGELLWWLGVVLFGWSLIGMTVRWWVGCWRSWWMRVTRPVALQEATE
- a CDS encoding DEAD/DEAH box helicase, producing MPRRATQNGNGARRTAGSKYDAHHSVLSQAYGALADLRRELSDTPALIAERRELLNQFAHCPDVQRAWLLLEDYFERLSLSRRDFPGEDWWPRMIQVSGPARLELLAFLFLRARRSLPPELQPYADTERFARAEQDAQERALVEELEKWLVPHKPALLEQPRASLKVVAVPCPHPESPGQHQLRIDFLLTRPRTGERLRSLPEMLDLHTRAAHEEELFSRADWEFITWLAQAYKPRRLETDVLVLSGFDLLHWLARWGHTGRLLAPDGQPLRFEGRVAELEPHIEILEGEPHLTYRLRDPDGQHHPLETLSFFPQQPPLVLADHCFYLLRNDPPPGVLARWSARRSVPVRKLTHRLLHHLRQARATSTVPWDDLFILHRAKPQFLFELLEDSIRLQLRARSERDGSLWCWTGTEWRRLTPAPSPEKLEILDDPRLGPAVQWLKELDWFSPEPGLWTGDPNENFLNVLARAWPHRPPEAEYLGNPAFHRLFLQPRRLRPRLLVRGSGIDWLSVSAEWEAEGLQLTQADIERLATATQRFVRLPNAGWVELDVAAVQEAHEVMADLGMEGLSAAPVKIALQQAAHWGEEELRRFADTPQARELRERLQSFKGIPSREIPDGLRAELRPYQKAGFEFLCHLAELKLGGILADDMGLGKTLQTLAWLLWLKQRHPRQSKPSLVICPASVLHNWRREAERFTPDLSVLVLESGAERHNLRRQIPQHDLIVTNYALLRRDLDALRKFSFRALVLDEAQFIKNPGAQVTQSVKQLRAEYRLALTGTPLENRLLDLWSIVDFIQPGYLGSQEQFLQTYEITGATEEAAVAQRIARRRLAAKLRPLLLRRLKKHVARDLPDRIEQRRDCPLGDEQRKLYLAELRRSRDQVMRAVETQGLQKSKMHVLAALTRLRQICCHPRLVGSDAPSGKTETLFELLDPLVAEGQKVLVFSQFVQMLQILEAECRQHNIPTYLLTGQTRNRQELVAAFQNDSEPGVFLLSLRAAGTGLNLTSASYVILYDPWWNPAVEAQAIDRSHRIGQTHTVNAYRLIAPGTVEEKIWDLQQRKAQTIADVLGEQGFARSLTKADLEYLFAED
- the nrfD gene encoding NrfD/PsrC family molybdoenzyme membrane anchor subunit, with the translated sequence MTPPPVPKELERPPLVLNQRSLGWISDHIAGIAEGRAPLWWWLAFIPSFLMFLVLVAMLAYQISTGVGVWGNHHPTMWGWDIINFVWWIGIGHAGTLISAILFLLRQRWRTAVNRAAEAMTIFAVMCAGIYPAVHVGRVWFDWYLFPIPNANGIWPQFRSPLMWDVFAVSTYFTVSVLFWYMGLIPDLAVMRDRARTRLRQILYGFFALGWTGANRHWTNYEKAYLILAGLSTPLVLSVHSIVSLDFAVSQLPGWHTTIFPPYFVAGAIFSGFGMVLTLLVPLRKLCHLEDIITMRHIDVMCKVTLATGSIVGYAYAMEFFIAWYSGSPFERFAFLNRALGPYWWGYWLMLTCNVVVPQLFWFRRVRQNLWLVFIISILVNIGMWFERFVIIVISLHREFLPANWDYYMPTWVDVATFLGTFGLFFTMFLLFMRFLPMIAISEVKGVTPQADPHHPLGGAKLQGGGHA
- a CDS encoding c-type cytochrome gives rise to the protein MRYFLLIYALVVAVIVGIAGCRGSMSRKPPIEIFPDMDRQLKLRPQQPNAFFPNGISSQPPVPGTVRRSQPIQTAAGPVLPFEDAPVNTGRLPGTTNFVELNPLAVTGALLQRGRERFGIYCAPCHGPMGDGNGVTRKLGMSVVANLHDQRIVEMPDGEIFNTITHGKNLMQGYAAQIPVEDRWAIVAYVRVLQRSWLGTLEELPGDMRTALERQP